The following proteins come from a genomic window of Sphingobacteriaceae bacterium:
- a CDS encoding HPP family protein produces MGEVREAPKGYFQKWSGQRVKADLPQVKLSQGLWSFIGGFVGITLLAYLALQGQLFTLFAPFGASAVLLYGAPAAPFSQPRNLLGGHLLAAFIGVTVNNFFGSGFLAVGLGVALAIGLMVMLRVVHPPAGATALLGVTASQGSYAWLVSPVLAGALLLLLVALVVNNLDPERHYPAYWY; encoded by the coding sequence ATGGGCGAGGTTAGAGAAGCACCAAAAGGCTACTTCCAAAAGTGGTCCGGACAGCGGGTGAAGGCCGACCTGCCCCAGGTCAAGCTGAGCCAGGGCCTCTGGTCCTTCATCGGCGGCTTCGTGGGCATCACCCTCCTGGCCTACCTGGCCCTCCAAGGCCAACTCTTCACCCTTTTTGCGCCCTTCGGTGCATCGGCGGTGCTGCTGTACGGCGCCCCCGCGGCCCCCTTCTCCCAGCCGCGGAACCTGCTGGGCGGCCACTTGCTGGCGGCTTTCATCGGCGTCACGGTGAACAACTTTTTCGGCAGCGGCTTCCTGGCCGTGGGCTTGGGCGTTGCCCTGGCCATCGGCCTGATGGTCATGCTCCGGGTGGTCCACCCGCCCGCCGGCGCCACCGCCCTCCTGGGCGTCACCGCCTCCCAAGGCAGCTACGCCTGGCTGGTATCGCCGGTGCTGGCGGGAGCCCTGCTGCTGCTGCTGGTGGCCCTGGTGGTGAACAACCTGGATCCCGAGCGCCACTACCCGGCCTACTGGTATTGA
- a CDS encoding proline dehydrogenase family protein, which translates to MSALLMRRVILQVSGHPGVERLVRANADKFGIGRFVAGESLEEAVAVAGRLQAKGLLVTMDRLGEYVKDLSQAREAMEQILSLADALHAAGNPVNISVKLTQLGLDIGRDHAAAHLRSIVERAAGYDGFIRVDMEDSARVDVTLDLVKELWQEFPGRIGTVIQSYLYRSRDDLEGLAALGMNVRIVKGAYLEPPEVAFPDKEDVDRNFFELVRLLLERDCYAAVATHDSRLIEQVLDYAGQKGIGRDRFEFQMLYGIRPDLQEQLARDGYRVRVYVPYGRDWYGYFSRRLAERPANVWFVLRNLFR; encoded by the coding sequence GTGAGTGCACTGTTGATGCGCCGCGTCATCCTGCAGGTCAGCGGCCATCCCGGGGTGGAGCGGCTGGTGCGGGCCAACGCCGACAAGTTCGGCATCGGGCGGTTCGTCGCCGGCGAGAGCCTGGAGGAGGCCGTGGCGGTGGCCGGCCGGCTCCAGGCCAAAGGGCTGCTGGTCACCATGGACCGCCTGGGGGAGTACGTCAAGGATCTGTCCCAGGCCCGGGAAGCCATGGAGCAAATCCTCTCCCTGGCCGACGCCCTGCATGCCGCCGGCAACCCCGTCAACATCTCCGTCAAGCTCACCCAGCTGGGCCTGGACATCGGCCGGGATCACGCCGCCGCCCACCTGCGGTCTATCGTGGAGCGGGCCGCCGGCTACGACGGGTTCATCCGGGTGGACATGGAAGACTCAGCCCGGGTGGACGTCACCTTGGACCTGGTGAAGGAATTGTGGCAGGAGTTCCCCGGGCGCATCGGCACCGTCATCCAGTCCTACCTGTACCGCAGCCGGGATGACCTGGAGGGCCTGGCGGCCTTGGGCATGAACGTGCGCATCGTCAAGGGCGCCTACCTGGAGCCGCCGGAGGTGGCCTTCCCCGACAAGGAAGATGTGGACCGCAACTTCTTCGAGTTGGTGCGCCTCCTGCTGGAGCGGGACTGCTACGCGGCGGTGGCCACCCACGACTCCCGCCTCATCGAGCAGGTCCTGGACTACGCCGGTCAAAAGGGCATCGGCCGGGACCGGTTCGAGTTCCAGATGCTGTACGGCATCCGCCCCGATCTCCAAGAGCAATTGGCCCGGGACGGCTACCGGGTCCGGGTGTACGTACCCTACGGCCGGGACTGGTACGGCTACTTCAGCCGCCGCCTGGCGGAGCGGCCCGCCAACGTCTGGTTCGTCCTGCGCAATTTGTTCCGCTGA
- a CDS encoding helix-turn-helix domain-containing protein has protein sequence MSSQLGIKLRRLRAQRGLTLKEVQRITGLSPSFISMVENGRTDISLSRLMRLADAYNVTLADILAPPEPDGPLSVKSLDEATVMPVKEQGVRVLLLAPGERDLEPYIMEFEPGSSLTNLAHQGEEFFHVLKGQILFTVEPDVPRILETGQTAYFKGDHVHSFHNPGDEVCIIIGAVARGLRPATEI, from the coding sequence GTGAGTTCCCAGTTGGGCATAAAGCTGCGGCGCCTAAGGGCGCAGCGGGGTCTCACCTTGAAGGAAGTTCAGCGGATCACGGGCTTGTCCCCGTCCTTCATCAGCATGGTGGAGAACGGCCGGACCGACATCTCCCTGTCCCGTCTGATGCGGCTGGCCGACGCCTACAACGTAACCCTTGCCGACATCCTGGCCCCGCCGGAACCCGACGGGCCCTTGTCGGTCAAGTCCCTGGACGAGGCCACCGTCATGCCTGTGAAGGAGCAGGGGGTGCGGGTTCTGCTGCTGGCGCCGGGGGAACGGGACCTGGAGCCCTACATAATGGAGTTCGAGCCGGGCAGTTCCCTGACCAACCTGGCCCATCAGGGGGAGGAGTTTTTCCACGTCCTGAAGGGACAGATTCTGTTCACCGTGGAGCCCGATGTGCCCCGCATCCTGGAAACGGGCCAGACCGCCTACTTCAAAGGGGACCACGTCCACAGCTTCCATAATCCCGGGGACGAAGTGTGCATCATCATCGGCGCCGTTGCCCGGGGCCTGCGGCCCGCCACGGAAATCTAG